One Candidatus Atelocyanobacterium thalassa isolate ALOHA genomic window, TCTTAATTTTACTACTTCTCCAATTATGATAATAGCTGGAGATAAATAATTAGCTGCAATCTTATCAACTATAGTTTTTAGTGTTCCTGTAATTGTTATCTGATTGGAACTTCCGCAATTATGAACGATTGCAACCGATTCATTTGAAGACTTACCATTAATTATTAATTTATCAATAATTTTACTAAGATTCTTTATTCCCATCAGAATTATTAGTGTATTACTTCTAGCTAATGTTTCCCAGTCTAATATGGTTAAGTCATGTCCCGTTAATATTGTGAAGCATTGACTTATTTTTTTATCAGTAATTGGAATTCCAGCTAATACAGGAGCTGCCAATGCTGAAGAAATACCAGGAATTATTTCGTACTTACAATTAGCTTGCGTTAAGGCATATACTTCTTCTGTAAGACGCCCGAATAAGGAAGGATCACCTCCTTTTAACCTTACTATTTTCTTCCCTAACAAACAATGATTTACTAATAAGTTATTAATATATTTTTGATGAGTACTTAATTTACCTCGACGTTTTCCAACATAAATTTTGAGGCAATTAACTGGTACCAATTCTAATAAACTCGAATCAATTAAAGTGTCATATATTACTACTTCTGCATTAGATAGTAAATAATATCCCCTAAGAGTCAAATAAGATATATTAAATACTCCTGAACCTACAAAGAATATTTTGCCTGTCATATTATTATATTAAGTTTTTACGAATTAGAACCCTTAACATAGCTAGCAGAAGATGTACAAGTTTCTTTTACTTCAACCATGGTTAATCCAGGAAGCTTTGCTTTTTCAAGTTGTTCGAAAATCCATTGCGCAACGGCCTCACTAGTTGGGCTTTCTAAGCCTGTAGTTTCGTTAAGATAGTAATGATCTAAAAAATTTTCTATAAGAGGATTTAAATAATTATTGATATCACCAAAATCCATAACCATACCTTTTTGTGATCCCTCATCGTGTAAATTGTTTTGTGTAATATAAACTCTTCCTACCCAGCTATGTCCATGAAGACGAGAGCATTTCCCTTTATGATGAGGTAGCTTGTGTGCTGCTTCAAAACGAAATTCTTTATATATTGTCCAACTACTCTTTAGATTCATACAAAAATCCTATAATAAAGTTCTCGAGATCATCTTACAAGATTAATATATAAATAGTTACAAATTTCATCAATAAATTTAAAAAAAGTAAAACAATAAAGACATATTACAGTGTCTTTATTGTTTTAACTTGACAATATATACAGAAAATAGTTATATTACTTTAGCAACAGAAATTGGGACTGTAGTTCAACTGGTTAGAGCACCGCCCTGTCACGGCGGAAGTTGCGGGTTCGAATCCCGTCAGTCCCGCTAAGTATCCAGAATTTGTATATACCCATACAACATAAACTTATTTCAATGCATTTTTTTATTGGGGAATTAGCTCAGTTGGTAGAGTGCTGCGATCGCACCGCAGAGGCCAGGAGTTCGAATCTCCTATTCTCCATCATAATTATTCTCCATGTTCATATCATCGCAATCTCCTGAACTATTGGCATTTTTCCCCAAAATATCGTAGTTGCTAGAAGGTTTTCTTTGAATATGAATTTGTCTTAAACGTGGGCCTTCAGACTTAACGATAGTAAATAATAAATTGTCATACTTTAATATTTCTCCCTGCATAGGTATCTTTTGCCACTGATATGATAAAAAACCTCCCAATGTTTGATATTCATCTATCAAAGGTAAGTTTAAACCTAATACATTATTGAGCTCTTCTAAATTTAATTGAGCCTCTATTAAAAAATTATTTTCATCAATTATTTTTAATATTTCCTTTTTTTCAGTTATATCTTCTGAATCATTACCTAGGATTTCTCCAATTACATCTTGTATTGTAATTAGCCCAGATGTTCCTCCAAATTCATCTACTATAATTACCATTTTTAGTTGTGATCTCTGCATTAAAGATAATAATTCATCAAGAGGCATTG contains:
- the queD gene encoding 6-carboxytetrahydropterin synthase QueD; this translates as MNLKSSWTIYKEFRFEAAHKLPHHKGKCSRLHGHSWVGRVYITQNNLHDEGSQKGMVMDFGDINNYLNPLIENFLDHYYLNETTGLESPTSEAVAQWIFEQLEKAKLPGLTMVEVKETCTSSASYVKGSNS